The Paenibacillus swuensis genome contains the following window.
CCGACGGTAAATAACGCCGCAATAAACATAAAGAAATTCCGCTTGATCTTTCGGCCGTTCATTACATAGAAAAAATTCATTTCATTTCCTCCTTCCGTTTCGTTATTAGAACCTACTAAAATGTATGCTCGTACAACCAGGATATTCACACTAAAGGAGGATTTTTATGACAAGCTTGAGAATTTTCAAGGAACAATTGCGATCCATCAAGAGATGGTTGGCAATAGCATTATTGCTATTTATTGCGGGAGCCGTTATGGGCGCAACGATGAATGTGTTTCAAGATTACGGCCAATCGCAAACGGCGGGCATTAAAGAGTTGGCGGAGCAGATTAACGCTCAGGAACATGCGAGATTCATTTTATTTGTGTTTATCTTTTTGAATAATGCAATCAAATCCGTAATCGTGATGTTTACCGGGTTGCTGTTCGGCATAATTCCGACGATATTTTTATTTATTAACGGGTTGGTGATGGGCTACATCTTCGGAATGGCTGCCGATCAAGGAGCGGACGTAGGGCGACTTTTCCTTAGGGGAATTTTGCCGCATGGTATTATTGAGCTTCCCGTCATGATAGTTTCCGGCGCCATTGGGTTGAATTTAGGTGCGTTAATGTGGAAGCGAATGTGGAATTGGAGGGGCATAAATCGCAGCGACAAAAAA
Protein-coding sequences here:
- a CDS encoding stage II sporulation protein M, which produces MTSLRIFKEQLRSIKRWLAIALLLFIAGAVMGATMNVFQDYGQSQTAGIKELAEQINAQEHARFILFVFIFLNNAIKSVIVMFTGLLFGIIPTIFLFINGLVMGYIFGMAADQGADVGRLFLRGILPHGIIELPVMIVSGAIGLNLGALMWKRMWNWRGINRSDKKKSVRAYLRDLVPVAWILVALLLIAAVIESTITFWLLER